From the Penaeus chinensis breed Huanghai No. 1 chromosome 28, ASM1920278v2, whole genome shotgun sequence genome, one window contains:
- the LOC125039934 gene encoding FMRFamide receptor-like, with product MNLSTTMSMIVGGIKVDTPTYVRTPSPDTFSSSSDDYVELGASLASTTSSPKDLQNGSCHLDYQSTLASSDDLFFFLMYGVLLNIISLLGIAGNVISITVLSRPKMRSSINCCLIGLSVFDMIVAFTGILMWGIPEICRYTVTMMWYYRELSPKITPFIYPLALIAHTGSAYLTVTVTLERYVAVCQPLKVRSICTYGRAKIYVLSVTLFAVLYNLPRWWEITYKECDIGEDVRHFYYVVTPLRNDNNYKQIYIMWMFLVVMYLVPFFSLTVFNSYIYRRVRAANQERQRLSRLEKKEIGLAVMLLVVVTVFFVCNVLAFIINVLELLDIVVPELTVTSNVLVCVNSSVNFIIYCIFGQKFRRLFLKMFCGRIVKTSARRDTTFRESRTPTNGRSTQIIRMSSWNGSHRSRSDSQSAAKLDGRHDSASSWRPFAKYSSVPLGDSSTPRTASSSFTPSRSPSLVPPTGPGESDHAL from the exons ATGAACCTCAGCACGACCATGAGCATGATCGTGGGCGGGATAAAAGTGGACACCCCGACCTACGTGCGGACGCCGTCGCCCGACACCTTCTCCTCCAGCAGCGACGACTACGTGGAGCTGGGTGCGAGTCTGGCCAGTACGACGAGCAGCCCCAAGGACCTTCAGAACGGCTCGTGCCACTTGGACTACCAGTCGACGCTCGCCTCGTCCGacgacctcttcttcttcctcatgtaCGGCGTCCTCCTCAACATCATCAGCCTCCTGGGTATCGCCGGCAACGTCATCTCCATCACAGTGCTCTCCAG acCCAAGATGCGCTCGTCCATCAACTGCTGCCTCATCGGCCTCTCGGTGTTCGACATGATCGTGGCGTTTACGGGCATCCTCATGTGGGGAATCCCCGAGATCTGCCGCTACACTGTGACCATGATGTGGTACTACCGGGAGCTGTCGCCGAAGATCACGCCCTTCATCTACCCGCTGGCGCTCATCGCCCACACGGGTTCCGCGTAcctgacggtgacggtgacgctGGAGCGCTACGTGGCCGTGTGCCAGCCGCTGAAGGTGCGTTCCATCTGCACCTACGGGAGGGCTAAGATCTACGTGCTGTCCGTCACCCTGTTCGCCGTGCTCTACAACCTGCCCAGGTGGTGGGAGATCACCTACAAG gaGTGCGACATCGGCGAGGACGTGCGCCACTTCTACTACGTGGTGACGCCCCTGCGCAACGACAACAACTACAAGCAGATCTACATCATGTGGATGTTCCTGGTCGTCATGTACCTCGTGCCGTTCTTCAGCCTGACTGTGTTCAACTCTTACATCTACAGGAGG GTTCGCGCCGCTAACCAGGAGCGACAGCGGCTGAGCCggctggagaagaaggagatcGGGCTGGCGGTGATGCTGCTGGTGGTGGTGACAGTGTTCTTCGTGTGCAACGTCCTCGCCTTTATCATCAATGTGCTCGAGCTCCTGGACATCGTCGTACCGGAGCTCACCGTCACCAGCAACGTCCTGGTGTGCGTCAACTCGTCCGTCAACTTCATCATCTACTGCATCTTCGGCCAGAAGTTCCGGCGGCTCTTCCTCAAGATGTTCTGCGGCCGCATCGTCAAGACGTCGGCAAGGAGGGACACGACCTTCCGCGAGTCGCGGACCCCCACCAACGGCCGCTCGACGCAGATCATCCGCATGTCGTCGTGGAACGGCTCGCACCGTAGCCGCTCTGACAGCCAGTCGGCTGCCAAGCTCGACGGCCGCCACGACTCGGCATCCTCGTGGCGCCCCTTCGCCAAGTACTCCAGCGTGCCCCTCGGAGACTCCTCCACGCCCAGGACAGCCTCCTCGTCCTTCACGCCCTCCAGGAGTCCTTCGCTCGTGCCCCCGACGGGCCCAGGCGAAAGCGACCACGCCCTCTGA